The Aspergillus luchuensis IFO 4308 DNA, chromosome 6, nearly complete sequence genome segment AACTTCACCGTGTCTGTTGTTCCTGACTCGGGTGCACAGAAGTACCGTCAGGTTCACCCCGCTGTTAGACAGCATATGCAGCTCGAAGCGACTGGCGCGCGGGATGCCACCGGGCAGAATGGCTGGTACTATCCGATTGTGTTCCTGAACACCTTTTGGCAGCTCAGAAGCCACATGATGGAGCTCAACTCGACCGTCGAGACCGTTCCTATGCGTATCACTCTCAACAACTTGCAGAACTGGAAGTTCAGCATGATGGCAAGTGTTGATGAGAATGCGAAGGCAAATGCCAAACAGGCGGCTTTTGGTGGTCAGACACCCGGTGGCGGCGACGGCACTGAGTTTGAAATGGTCAAGGAAGTTCTGCTCGACACGAACATCTACCTGCTCTGCACAACTGGCGTGGTTACGATCCTGCATATGGTCTTCGAAACTCTGGCCTTCAAGAACGATATTGTAAGCTTATCACTTCATTCCCCTTTTGGAGCCTTTTTGTTTCAAACGCTAATGGGTATGTACTCTGAATAGTCTCACtggcgcaagaagaaggatgttgTCGGTACCTCCGTTCGTACCATCCTGGCGAACGTCTTCATGCAGGCGGTCATTTTCCTCTACTTGATGGATAACAGTGAGAACACTTCGTGGATGATCCTCGCCAGTCAAGGTTTTGGTATCTTGCTAGAAGCCTGGAAGATCACCAAGACCGTAGACGTGCGCTTGCGTCCTCCACCCGCTGGGTCGTTCTTCTCATTCCTGCCTTATGTTATCGTCTTTGAGGACAAGCACAAGCTCAGTGAGACGGAGCAGAAGACCAAAGAGTATGATGAGATCGCATTCCGCTGGCTGTATATCATTGCTGTCCCGCTCTTGGCCGCGTATGCTGTGTACAGCTTGATTTACAACACGCACAAGTCGTGGTACTCCTATGTCATCGAGACGCTTGTTGGCAGTGTCTATGCCTACGGCTTCCTGATGATGGTGCCTAGTTTGTACATCAACTATCGGCTGAAGGTATGTTTCCGTTCTTGCACCCACTCTTGTAACGACCTTGCTAACCCACTATGATAGTCTGTCGCTCATATGCCCGGAAAGGCACTGACGTACAAGTTCCTCAACACTTTCATCGATGACCTTTTCGCTTTCACCGTTAAGATGCCTTGGCTCCACAGATTGGCAACTTTCCGTGATGATGTCATCTTCTTTATTTGGCTCTACCAGGGCTGGAAGTACAAGGTTGATTACAAGCGTGTCAACGAATTCGGTCAGGGAGGTgacagtgatgaggaggtagaggagcCCACACCGGCTGAGGAGcccaaggccaaggagaCAGCGACTGCCTCCGGAAAGGCAAGCTCTAAACAGCCGGctaggaaga includes the following:
- a CDS encoding CLPTM1 family protein (COG:S;~EggNog:ENOG410PIU3;~InterPro:IPR030434,IPR008429;~PFAM:PF05602;~TransMembrane:6 (i20-39o342-363i375-399o405-422i473-492o498-524i);~go_component: GO:0016020 - membrane [Evidence IEA];~go_component: GO:0016021 - integral component of membrane [Evidence IEA]), whose product is MPEQRQRREEPEQSSGFKGALQGLAFFLLAQFVMSQFFGSKQNAGSGAKPSDVPSFNTRPPRSEVSNYSPVPDLVTPIWPSDSALDLNIYVSPSILVPGFKSFPSDSLVLEEKNFTIGNYSDTREIDTTIKIPKEVQRNGTLWAHFFVGLTGHQLDPTAKDYSTDSAVHFFRPLNQYLPKKKVKKLKNLLASSEETQEEEDDGTPDVSIASYYHPNFTVSVVPDSGAQKYRQVHPAVRQHMQLEATGARDATGQNGWYYPIVFLNTFWQLRSHMMELNSTVETVPMRITLNNLQNWKFSMMASVDENAKANAKQAAFGGQTPGGGDGTEFEMVKEVLLDTNIYLLCTTGVVTILHMVFETLAFKNDISHWRKKKDVVGTSVRTILANVFMQAVIFLYLMDNSENTSWMILASQGFGILLEAWKITKTVDVRLRPPPAGSFFSFLPYVIVFEDKHKLSETEQKTKEYDEIAFRWLYIIAVPLLAAYAVYSLIYNTHKSWYSYVIETLVGSVYAYGFLMMVPSLYINYRLKSVAHMPGKALTYKFLNTFIDDLFAFTVKMPWLHRLATFRDDVIFFIWLYQGWKYKVDYKRVNEFGQGGDSDEEVEEPTPAEEPKAKETATASGKASSKQPARKRK